Part of the Pyrobaculum calidifontis JCM 11548 genome, GTGCACGGCGTCTGTAAGCGGCTTCATGACGTGGTAAGGCACCTCCACTCTCACCCCAATGTCTATGGGGCCGAAGTCCAGCGAGGCCCCCAGCCTCTTGAGCTGGGCGACGAGCCACTCCGCCCCGCCCCTGCCCGGGGCCAGGAGGACGGCCCTCGCGTTTAAGACCCCTCTCGTCGTCTTGACGGTGAACAAGCCGTTGCCCCCCTTCTCCACCTCCAGAGCCCACGTGGCGTACATCACCGCGACGCCGGCCCCCTCGAGAAACTTAGTCATGTTCTCCACCACGGCCCTGGCGCCATCGGTGCCCATGTGCCTCTGGCGAATGGGGACAATTCTGGCGTTTACCCTGGCCGCAATGGCGGAGAGCTTGCCAATCAACTCCATCTGAGGCTCGTACACCTTGTCTGGTGCGCCGAATTCTACAAAGGTCTTGTCCACGTAGTTTATTAACTCCATGGCCTTGTCCCAGTCGCCAACCAGCTCGTGGAGGTCTCCCCCCACGTCTGGCCTCAGGTTTATCAAGCCGGAGCTGAGAGTCCCCGCGCCCCCTATCCCGTACATGATGTGGCAGGGGACGCAGAAGGTGCACTTCTCAAGGGGGGTCTGGAGGGGGCAGTGCCTCTGCGAGGCCCTATACCCGCCGTCGACGAGAGCCACGCGCAACCCCCCAGCCTTAGCCAGCTCCAACGCCGCGAAGAGGCCGGCGGGCCCCGCCCCGACGATTACCACGTCGTAGTCCCCCACGTACCTCTCAAGCGCCCTGAGGCGGGACAAATAAGACGTGACCACCTTTACCACTCGTTCTACGTAGTTTAAAAATGATCACTTGTACAAAGTACGAGAACCCACGCCTCCGGCTCGGGCCCAGTTAAGTAAATACATATATTCAGCCGATCTAGCGGCAAAGTGTTAACGGTGGTCGTCGACGGGTTTTTCGGCGATACGGGCAAGGGGAAGGTAGTGGCGTACCTCGCCTTGGCCGACAAGCCGGAGCTATGCGTCAGGACGGGTGCGCCTAATGCGGGCCACACGGTCGTCATCGGCGGCGAGGTGCATGTACTGCGGACGTTGCCCACCTGCTTTGTAAATCCCACGTCTAAGTTGGCAGTGGCGCCTGGCGCCTTGATAAAAGTGGACGTGTTTCTGTCGGAGGTTGAGAGGTATGGGAAGGGCAAGTCCTACGTCGACTTCAACACGGGCGTAATTGAGGACCGCCACGTGGAGGCCGAGAGGAGGGACGAGTTTCTGATGAAGACTGTGGGATCCACGGGGCAGGGCGTCGGCGCCGCCATGGTGGACCGGGTCCTGCGCCGCCTCCGGCTGGCAAAGGACGTGGAAGAGCTGAGGCCCTACCTCGCCGACGTGCCGTCTATGATTCACGAAGCGAGGGAGCGGGGGGTAGTGATAGAGGGCACCCAGGGCACCTTCCTAAGCCTCTACCACGGCACGTACCCCTACGTGACTAGCAGAGACGTGACGGCGAGCGGCGTCTTAAGTGAGGCGGGGGTGGGGCCCAAGGCCGTGGACGAGGTGGTGCTGGTCTTCAAGGCGTACGTCACGAGAGTGGGCGGGGGGCCGCTCCCCGGCGAGCTCCCGCCGGAAGAGGCCGAGAGGCGCGGGTGGGTGGAGAGGGGCGCTGTGACTGGGAGGCCTAGGCGGGCCGCGCCGTTTAACTTCGAACTGGCCAAGCGCGCCGTCCTCTTAAACACGCCGACTCAAATCGCGCTGACTAAGGTGGACGCGTTGTTCAAAGACGCGGCAGGGAAGACCAGGTGGCAAGACCTGCCTCCAGAGGCCAGGCGGTGGGTAGAAGAGGTGGAGGAGAGGCTGGGGGTTCCAGTCACGCTCATTGGCACTGGGCCTGAGCCTTGGCACATGGTGGACTTAAGGCGCGAGAAGGGGCGGCTGTGAAGCCGTCTCTCATCTCCCCCTTCGACTGGCGCTACGGCTCAGAGGAGGTCCGCGCCTTGTTCACGCCGCAGGCCTTTATAGACGCATACGTCGAAGTGGAGCGGGCGCTGGTCTGCGCGCTGGAGGAACTGGGCGTGGCCGAGAGGGGCTGTTGCGAGGCGGTGGGCAAGGCGTCTGTGTCAGCGGAGGAGGTCTACGAGTTGGAGAAGAAGACGGGCCACGACGTGTTGAGTCTCGTCTTGCTCCTCGAGGAGAAGAGCGGCTGCCGCTTTGTCCACTTCGGCGCCACTTCCAACGACGTGATAGACACGGCGTGGGCACTCCTTGTGAGGCGCGCGCTGGGGCACATAAAGAGGAAGGTTAACGCAGTCGGCGGAGAACTTGCCTCCCTCGCCGCGCGGTATAGGCGGCTGGAGATGGTGGGGAGGACCCACGGCCAGTGGGCCGAGCCCATTACCCTCGGCTTCAAATTCGCCAACTACTACTACGAGCTACACATCGCCTGCCGCCTCCTCGCCCTGGCGGAGGACTTAATGAGGGCCAAGCTGGGAGGCGCAGTTGGGACAATGGCCGCCTGGGGGGAGCTGGGACCCGCGGTGAGGGAGAGAGTGGCCCAGCGGCTCGGCCTGCCCTACCACCCCATCTCGACTCAAGTAGCGCCCAGGGAGACATTCGCCGTGTTGGCCTCTGCGCTGGCCGTGCTATCCTCGGTGTTTGAGAGACTGGCCGTGGAGGTGAGGGAGCTCTCTAGGCCGGAGATAGGCGAGGTGGTGGAGCGCGGCGGGGGGTCAAGCGCCATGCCCCACAAGGCCAACCCGACGACCTCTGAGAGGATAGTCAGCCTAGCCCGCTACGTCCGAAGCCTCGTCTCCGTAGCGCTTGAAAACGTGGCTCTGTGGCACGAGCGGGACCTCACAAACTCGGCAAATGAACGCGTGTGGATACCCCAGGCCATTTTAGCCGTAGACGAAATCCTGGACTCCGCCGCCCGCCTGCTAAAGTCTATCCACGTAGACGAGGGGAGGATTAGGGAAAACCTAGAGAAGGCCTTGCCGTACATCCTCACCGAGTTCCACATGAACCGGATGATCAAGGAGGGGCTCCCCCGCGCAGAGGCCTACAAAAGGGCCCGCGAGGTGAGGGCAATAACCTTCGACTACCAAAAGTGGCCCATCGACAAGCTCATCGACAACGCGCTTTCGCTGCCCCTGTGCCAGCAGTAGGCTGACGCAATTGTCACGCCGCTTTCCTCCCGAGGGTTCACTGGCGAAAGGCGTCGTAGATAGTAGTACCCGGAGGCGCGCTTTCAGATTTTTAAATATGCTATGGGTCGTAGCCGTGCGCATCGGCGTGGTGGACTACACGGTGGGAAACCTCGGCAGTCTCTTGGCCGCGTTGAAGAGGGCAGGCGCAGAGCCCGTGGTGGTAAACGAGCCTGAGGAGGCCAATAGAGTAGACGCTATCGTGTTGCCCGGCGTAGGCGCCTACGACGCCGCGGCGGCAAAGGCCAGAAGCTTTAAACGCGTAATAGAGTCTAAGCCGACGCTCGCGATATGTCTCGGCATGCAGTTGCTCTTCGAGGGTAGCGAAGAGGGCGCGGAGAGGGGCCTCGGGATATTCCCAGGGAGAGCCGAGAGAATAAAAGCGGCCAAGGTTCCGCACATAGGCTGGAGCTACACCCGCGTGGTTAAGCAGTTGCCCTTCTTGGAGGAGAACTACTACTACTACCTCCACAGCTTCGGTGTCCCGTATGCCCCAGACGCGCGCTTTGTGGCATATGTGGAGCTCCAGCGCCCCTACGTCGCCGCGGTGTACAAAGAGCCGATACTCGGCGTGCAGTTCCACCCAGAGAGGAGCGGGAAGGCGGGGCTGGCGCTGTTGCGCAACCTCTTTGCCGCCTGGAGGAGGTAGGCTGGCTAGGCGTCGCGGTTTAGGCGGATTTTGAAAGAGGCGGGCGAGCTGAAGCAGCTCCTAGCCCCCGTGTGGCAGGCGGCCCCAATTTGAACGACTTTTAATACCACGGCGTCGCCGTCGCAGTCCGTCCGAAACTCTTTCACTATTTGGTAGTGTCCCGACGTCTCGCCCTTCAGCCAAATCCTCTTCCGCGACGTCGAGTAGTAGTGGGCGAGGCCCGTTGTGAGCGTCAGAACCACGGCTACCGGGTCCATGTGCCCAACCATGAGCACCTCCCCCGTCTCTACGTCCTGCACCACCGCAACCACTGTGCCCCCTATGTGGCGGTAGTTCAATGACTTTGCTATGCGCCACGCCTCCTCGGGCGTTGCCAGCGGCACCGCGTCCACGTCGAGAGATGCGAGGGGCTATATAAAGGGCATGCCTTGACCAAGAGATAGGTGTCGGCGCCGTTGCGGATCTGCCACTTTTTGCGTGCCTATGTCCATAGGCCCTAAAGGGGTGGAAACTAGGCAACACGGATGCTTCAATGGCGTATCCGCTTCTATACTGCCCAACAGCACCGCCACCCTTATAAGGGAAGGCGGATTTCTCAGTTAAATAAGAGGCGCTAGGTCTCTTGCAATAGATACTAGCCCTCTAAAGC contains:
- the purB gene encoding adenylosuccinate lyase yields the protein MKPSLISPFDWRYGSEEVRALFTPQAFIDAYVEVERALVCALEELGVAERGCCEAVGKASVSAEEVYELEKKTGHDVLSLVLLLEEKSGCRFVHFGATSNDVIDTAWALLVRRALGHIKRKVNAVGGELASLAARYRRLEMVGRTHGQWAEPITLGFKFANYYYELHIACRLLALAEDLMRAKLGGAVGTMAAWGELGPAVRERVAQRLGLPYHPISTQVAPRETFAVLASALAVLSSVFERLAVEVRELSRPEIGEVVERGGGSSAMPHKANPTTSERIVSLARYVRSLVSVALENVALWHERDLTNSANERVWIPQAILAVDEILDSAARLLKSIHVDEGRIRENLEKALPYILTEFHMNRMIKEGLPRAEAYKRAREVRAITFDYQKWPIDKLIDNALSLPLCQQ
- the hisH gene encoding imidazole glycerol phosphate synthase subunit HisH produces the protein MRIGVVDYTVGNLGSLLAALKRAGAEPVVVNEPEEANRVDAIVLPGVGAYDAAAAKARSFKRVIESKPTLAICLGMQLLFEGSEEGAERGLGIFPGRAERIKAAKVPHIGWSYTRVVKQLPFLEENYYYYLHSFGVPYAPDARFVAYVELQRPYVAAVYKEPILGVQFHPERSGKAGLALLRNLFAAWRR
- a CDS encoding adenylosuccinate synthetase, which translates into the protein MLTVVVDGFFGDTGKGKVVAYLALADKPELCVRTGAPNAGHTVVIGGEVHVLRTLPTCFVNPTSKLAVAPGALIKVDVFLSEVERYGKGKSYVDFNTGVIEDRHVEAERRDEFLMKTVGSTGQGVGAAMVDRVLRRLRLAKDVEELRPYLADVPSMIHEARERGVVIEGTQGTFLSLYHGTYPYVTSRDVTASGVLSEAGVGPKAVDEVVLVFKAYVTRVGGGPLPGELPPEEAERRGWVERGAVTGRPRRAAPFNFELAKRAVLLNTPTQIALTKVDALFKDAAGKTRWQDLPPEARRWVEEVEERLGVPVTLIGTGPEPWHMVDLRREKGRL
- a CDS encoding NAD(P)/FAD-dependent oxidoreductase, which encodes MVTSYLSRLRALERYVGDYDVVIVGAGPAGLFAALELAKAGGLRVALVDGGYRASQRHCPLQTPLEKCTFCVPCHIMYGIGGAGTLSSGLINLRPDVGGDLHELVGDWDKAMELINYVDKTFVEFGAPDKVYEPQMELIGKLSAIAARVNARIVPIRQRHMGTDGARAVVENMTKFLEGAGVAVMYATWALEVEKGGNGLFTVKTTRGVLNARAVLLAPGRGGAEWLVAQLKRLGASLDFGPIDIGVRVEVPYHVMKPLTDAVHDPKVILYTSKYDDKVRTFCTNPRGFVVKEVYSDGTVGVNGETYLERKSENTNFAFLVTLRLTDPMEDTIEFGKSIARLATKLGGGKPLIQRLYDLERGQRSTWDRIRRSSISPTLKDVTPGDISLALPHRIVEDIIEGLKKLDELAPGVASPQTLIYAPEIKYYSARPTVDKNLMTTVPGLFVAGDGAGLSRGINVAAATGVLAARGILLYLQSGKQ
- the hisI gene encoding phosphoribosyl-AMP cyclohydrolase; this translates as MDAVPLATPEEAWRIAKSLNYRHIGGTVVAVVQDVETGEVLMVGHMDPVAVVLTLTTGLAHYYSTSRKRIWLKGETSGHYQIVKEFRTDCDGDAVVLKVVQIGAACHTGARSCFSSPASFKIRLNRDA